The sequence GCCAATTTTGCCGCACTCAGCCCGATTGACTATATTGCGCGCGCCGCCGAAGTATACGGCAAGCGGCTGGCGATCGCGCACGGTCCGCTGCGCCAGAACTGGCGCGACACTTATCTGCGCGCCTGTCGGCTGGCCAGCGGCTTGCGCCGGCTCGGCGTCGAAAAAGGCGACACGGTGGCCGCGATGTTGCCGAATACGCCCGCCATGGTAGAGGCCCATTTCGGCGTGCCGATGGCTGGCGCCGTGCTGAATGCGCTCAATATCAGGCTTGATCTGCCCTCGCTGGCATTCATGCTGCGCCATGGCGAAGCCAAGGTGCTGCTGGCAGACAGCGAATTCGCCGATGCGGCGCGTCAGCTGGCGCAACAGATTCCCGGCCTGTATGTGGTCGCAGTCAACGACATCCTCGGACCGGACGATCCGGCATTCGGCAATACCGACTACGAAAGCTTGCTGGGCAGCGGCGATCCCGCTTTCCAGTGGCAGTTGCCGGCAGACGAATGGGATGCCATCGCGCTGAACTATACATCCGGCACCACCGGCGATCCTAAGGGCGTGGTGTATCACCATCGCGGCGCTGCCCTGAATGCCATCTCGAATATCCTGGAATGGGACCTGCCCAAGCATCCCGTCTATTTATGGACGCTGCCCATGTTTCATTGCAACGGCTGGTGTTTTCCTTGGACGATTGCCGCGCGCGCAGGCATCAACGTCTGCCTGCGGAAATTCGAGCCGAAGCTGGTATTCGACCTGATCCGCGAGCATCGCATCACGCACTATTGCGCAGCGCCGATTGTGCATGCCGCCTTGGCCAATGCTCCCGAAAACTGGCGCCAGGGCATACAACACACCGTGCGCGGCATGGTTGCCGGCGCCCCGCCGCCGCCGGCAGTCCTGGCCAGCATGGAAGCCATGGGCTTCGACCTGGTGCATGTGTATGGCCTGACCGAAGTGTATGGACCGGCCTCGGTCTGTGCCGAACAGGAAGATTGGAACAGCCTG comes from Collimonas pratensis and encodes:
- a CDS encoding acyl-CoA synthetase → MTVDYDSGLAKNSANFAALSPIDYIARAAEVYGKRLAIAHGPLRQNWRDTYLRACRLASGLRRLGVEKGDTVAAMLPNTPAMVEAHFGVPMAGAVLNALNIRLDLPSLAFMLRHGEAKVLLADSEFADAARQLAQQIPGLYVVAVNDILGPDDPAFGNTDYESLLGSGDPAFQWQLPADEWDAIALNYTSGTTGDPKGVVYHHRGAALNAISNILEWDLPKHPVYLWTLPMFHCNGWCFPWTIAARAGINVCLRKFEPKLVFDLIREHRITHYCAAPIVHAALANAPENWRQGIQHTVRGMVAGAPPPPAVLASMEAMGFDLVHVYGLTEVYGPASVCAEQEDWNSLPAELRAARKSHQGVRYHLQSAIAVLNPDTMQAVAANGEEIGEIMFRGNICMKGYLKNQKATLDAFAGGWFHTGDLGVIGSDGYIKLKDRSKDIIISGGENISSVEVEDALYRHPEVLAAAVVAQPDRKWGETPCAFVELKEGSTLTEEALIVFCKNILAGFKVPKAVYFGPLPKTSTGKIQKFELRKRMRSNSAIDEQN